A window of the Pedobacter frigiditerrae genome harbors these coding sequences:
- a CDS encoding DUF1456 family protein, with the protein MKKLRVALSLNSDQIIEICKLVGFTVTKSELGDIFRNDEHPNFKKCGDQILRNFLNGLVIYKRGPREEKKA; encoded by the coding sequence ATGAAAAAGCTAAGGGTAGCGTTATCCTTAAACAGCGATCAGATTATAGAAATCTGTAAATTAGTAGGTTTTACAGTTACTAAAAGTGAATTAGGAGATATTTTTAGAAACGATGAACACCCTAACTTTAAAAAATGTGGTGATCAGATTTTAAGAAATTTCTTAAACGGTTTGGTAATATATAAACGCGGACCAAGAGAAGAGAAAAAAGCATAA
- a CDS encoding PleD family two-component system response regulator translates to MKKILVVDDDDDVLETIQLILEIGGYDVEPLNDAELIFERIDDFKPDLILLDVVLGKIDGRIVCSQIKSDDDTKKIPILMMSGLYDLKEVQEMECAPDDFMSKPFKMDILLEKIEKLVNRKVTPRYDVN, encoded by the coding sequence ATGAAGAAAATACTTGTTGTTGATGATGATGATGATGTGCTAGAAACCATTCAATTGATTTTAGAAATTGGAGGGTATGACGTAGAGCCCCTAAACGATGCAGAATTGATTTTCGAACGCATCGATGACTTCAAACCAGATTTAATTTTATTGGATGTTGTTTTGGGTAAAATTGATGGCAGAATAGTTTGTAGTCAAATTAAATCTGATGACGACACTAAGAAAATACCTATTTTAATGATGTCTGGCTTGTACGATTTAAAAGAAGTACAAGAAATGGAGTGCGCTCCAGACGACTTTATGTCTAAGCCATTTAAAATGGACATCCTATTAGAAAAGATTGAAAAACTGGTAAATAGAAAGGTTACGCCTAGGTACGACGTTAATTAA
- the ettA gene encoding energy-dependent translational throttle protein EttA yields MSDEKIIFSMAGVSKIYPPQKQVLKNIYLSFFYGAKIGVVGLNGSGKSSLLKIIAGLDKSFQGEVVFNAGYSVGYLAQEPILDETKTVREVVEEGVAEVTAILKEYEEVNEAFGLEENYSDADKMDKLMARQGELQDKIDAVNAWELDTKLERAMDALRCPEPETLIGVLSGGERRRVAMCRLLLQEPDVLLLDEPTNHLDAESIDWLEQFLQNYKGTVIAVTHDRYFLDNVAGWILELDRGEGIPWKGNYSTWLEQKAKRLAQEDKTEGKRQKALERELEWVRMAPKARHAKSKARLANYDKLASEDGKEREDKLELFIPAGPRLGNVVIEANGVTKAYGDKILFENLTFSLPPAGIVGIIGPNGAGKTTLFRLITGQETPDKGTFRVGDTVALGYVDQMHNDLDADKTVYENITDGLDNIQLGNKAVNGRAYVSKFNFNGGDQQKKVGILSGGERNRVHLAITLKKGANVLLLDEPTNDIDVNTLRALEEALENFGGCAVVISHDRWFLDRICTHILAFEGNSEVYYFEGNYSDYEENRKKRLGDLTPHRIRYKKIV; encoded by the coding sequence ATGTCAGACGAAAAAATAATCTTTTCAATGGCTGGAGTGAGTAAAATCTATCCACCACAAAAACAGGTTTTAAAAAATATTTACTTATCATTCTTTTACGGTGCAAAAATCGGCGTTGTAGGTTTAAACGGTTCTGGTAAATCATCCTTATTAAAAATTATTGCTGGTTTAGATAAATCATTCCAAGGCGAGGTAGTTTTTAATGCAGGTTATAGCGTTGGTTATTTAGCGCAGGAGCCAATATTAGATGAAACCAAAACGGTTCGTGAAGTTGTAGAAGAAGGCGTGGCTGAAGTAACAGCCATCCTTAAGGAATACGAAGAAGTTAATGAAGCTTTCGGTTTAGAAGAAAACTATTCTGATGCCGATAAAATGGATAAATTAATGGCTCGCCAAGGTGAGTTACAAGATAAAATCGATGCTGTTAATGCTTGGGAATTAGACACCAAATTAGAAAGAGCAATGGATGCCTTGCGTTGTCCAGAGCCTGAAACTTTAATCGGCGTACTTTCTGGAGGAGAACGTAGAAGGGTTGCAATGTGCCGTTTATTATTGCAAGAACCTGATGTTTTATTATTAGATGAGCCTACCAACCACTTGGATGCGGAAAGTATCGACTGGTTAGAACAATTTTTACAGAACTATAAAGGAACGGTTATCGCGGTTACCCACGATAGGTATTTCTTAGATAACGTTGCAGGCTGGATTTTAGAATTAGACAGAGGTGAAGGTATTCCTTGGAAAGGAAATTATTCTACTTGGTTAGAGCAAAAAGCTAAACGTTTAGCGCAAGAAGATAAAACAGAAGGCAAGCGCCAAAAAGCATTAGAGCGTGAGTTAGAGTGGGTTCGAATGGCACCAAAGGCTCGTCACGCAAAATCTAAAGCTCGTTTAGCAAACTATGATAAATTAGCTTCCGAAGATGGAAAAGAACGTGAAGACAAATTGGAATTATTTATTCCGGCTGGTCCGCGTTTAGGTAATGTAGTAATTGAAGCTAATGGCGTTACCAAAGCTTATGGCGACAAAATTTTATTCGAAAATCTAACCTTCTCTTTACCACCAGCGGGTATTGTTGGTATTATCGGTCCAAATGGTGCGGGTAAAACTACTCTGTTCCGTTTAATTACTGGCCAAGAAACACCAGACAAAGGAACTTTTAGAGTTGGAGATACTGTTGCATTGGGTTATGTTGACCAAATGCACAACGATTTAGATGCTGACAAAACGGTTTACGAAAACATTACTGACGGTTTAGATAATATCCAATTAGGTAATAAAGCTGTTAACGGACGTGCTTACGTTTCTAAATTTAACTTCAACGGTGGCGACCAGCAGAAAAAAGTTGGTATTTTATCAGGAGGAGAAAGAAATCGTGTTCACTTGGCCATTACCTTGAAAAAAGGTGCTAACGTTTTATTACTGGATGAGCCTACGAATGATATCGACGTAAATACATTACGTGCTTTAGAAGAAGCTTTAGAAAACTTTGGTGGTTGTGCTGTGGTGATTAGTCACGATAGATGGTTCTTAGATAGAATTTGTACCCACATTTTAGCCTTTGAAGGAAATTCTGAAGTATATTATTTTGAAGGAAATTATTCTGATTACGAAGAAAACCGTAAGAAAAGATTAGGAGATCTAACTCCGCACAGAATTAGATACAAAAAAATAGTTTAA
- a CDS encoding type II toxin-antitoxin system RelE/ParE family toxin, whose amino-acid sequence MRFFETRFLEEAEKFIAKLDKKTITKVFYNIDVAEQTNDPKLFKKLQNDIWEFRTRYAGLQIRLLAFWDRTDDKETFVIATHGFVKKVDKVPSNEIERANKIRTKYFENHP is encoded by the coding sequence TTGAGATTTTTTGAAACACGATTTCTTGAAGAGGCTGAAAAGTTTATAGCAAAATTAGATAAGAAAACCATTACCAAGGTTTTCTACAATATTGATGTTGCTGAGCAAACGAATGATCCAAAGTTGTTTAAAAAATTGCAAAATGATATTTGGGAATTTAGAACAAGGTATGCTGGTTTACAAATTAGGTTACTTGCTTTTTGGGATAGAACTGATGATAAAGAAACATTTGTAATTGCAACTCACGGTTTTGTTAAAAAAGTAGATAAAGTTCCTTCAAACGAAATTGAAAGAGCTAATAAGATAAGAACTAAGTATTTTGAAAATCACCCCTAA
- a CDS encoding helix-turn-helix transcriptional regulator produces the protein MANTEMKSLSLSEMKDKYIGKPDTEEREKYEYELRMDILGRMIKTARQERNLTQEQLGELVGVKKSQISKLESSANSATIETIIRVFKALKAEINFNVTIEKQNLQLS, from the coding sequence ATGGCAAATACAGAAATGAAGTCTCTTTCACTTTCAGAAATGAAAGATAAATATATTGGGAAACCCGATACAGAAGAGCGTGAAAAATATGAATATGAATTACGTATGGATATTTTGGGAAGAATGATTAAAACGGCAAGGCAAGAAAGAAATTTAACGCAAGAACAATTAGGCGAATTGGTTGGCGTAAAAAAATCTCAAATTTCTAAATTAGAAAGTAGCGCCAATAGTGCTACAATAGAAACTATCATTAGAGTTTTTAAGGCATTAAAAGCTGAGATTAATTTTAATGTTACTATTGAGAAACAGAATTTGCAGTTGAGTTAA
- a CDS encoding ATP-dependent Clp protease ATP-binding subunit, with amino-acid sequence MEAKFSPQVKDVISFSREEALRLGHDYIGAEHLLLGLIREGDGMAIKILKSLGVDTSKLRRSIEEAVRGTSSVTVNLGNIPLTKQAEKVLKITYLEAKIFKSDLIGTEHLLLSILRDDDNIASQILLQYSVTYEIFKQEVEVNKNGFRDEAQGGGGTAGGDDDYQEEESFTTPKKVSDIKSKTPVLDNFGRDLTRAAEEGRLDPIVGREKEIERVSQILSRRKKNNPILIGEPGVGKSAIAEGLALRIVQRKVSRVLFNKRVVTLDLASLVAGTKYRGQFEERMKAVMNELEKSTDVILFIDEIHTIVGAGGASGSLDASNMFKPALARGEIQCIGATTLDEYRQYIEKDGALDRRFQKVMIEPATPDETIEILNRIKEKYEEHHGVTYTDEAIKACVALTARYITDRFLPDKAIDALDEAGSRVHLTNIHVPDTIIAIESKIEDIKIEKNKVVKSQKYEEAAKLRDTEKNLLEELERAKAEWEAETKTKRYEVSEDNVAEVVSMMTGIPLQRVGQADSTKLLNMYDKVAEKIIGQDDAIKKLTKAIQRTRAGLKDPKKPIGSFIFLGPTGVGKTELAKELARFMFDSDDSLIQIDMSEYMEKFAVSRLVGAPPGYVGYEEGGQLTEKVRRKPYAVILLDEIEKAHPDVFNILLQVLDEGQLTDSLGRKVDFRNTIIIMTSNIGARQLKDFGAGVGFSTSAKVNQSDAHSRGVIENALKRAFAPEFLNRVDDVVVFNSLGKDEIFRIIDIELKSLFGRVHNLGYEVKLTDGAKEFIADKGFDSAFGARPLKRAIQKYLEDPIAEEILKGEIHDGDTLEIDYDKEKEEITVINKSGKKKKKEEGA; translated from the coding sequence ATGGAAGCTAAATTTTCTCCACAAGTAAAAGACGTGATTTCTTTTAGCAGGGAAGAAGCCCTGAGATTAGGACACGATTATATAGGCGCAGAGCATTTGCTATTGGGTCTTATTCGCGAAGGTGATGGGATGGCCATTAAGATTTTAAAATCATTAGGGGTTGATACATCTAAACTTCGCCGTTCTATAGAAGAGGCCGTTCGCGGTACTTCGAGTGTAACCGTTAATTTGGGTAATATTCCTTTGACCAAACAGGCCGAAAAGGTATTAAAAATCACTTATTTAGAAGCAAAAATATTTAAAAGCGATTTAATTGGAACTGAGCATTTGTTATTATCTATTTTAAGAGATGATGATAACATTGCTTCGCAAATTTTATTGCAATACAGCGTTACTTACGAAATCTTTAAACAAGAGGTTGAAGTAAACAAAAATGGTTTTAGGGATGAAGCACAAGGTGGTGGTGGTACTGCTGGTGGCGATGATGATTACCAAGAAGAGGAAAGTTTTACAACCCCTAAAAAGGTATCAGACATTAAATCTAAAACGCCTGTATTAGATAATTTCGGTCGCGATTTAACTCGTGCTGCAGAAGAAGGTCGTTTAGACCCAATTGTTGGTCGCGAGAAAGAGATTGAGCGTGTTTCGCAAATTTTATCACGTAGAAAGAAAAACAATCCAATTTTAATTGGTGAGCCAGGTGTTGGTAAATCTGCCATCGCCGAAGGTTTAGCCTTGAGAATTGTACAACGCAAAGTATCTAGGGTTTTATTTAACAAACGTGTTGTTACGTTAGATTTAGCTTCATTAGTTGCTGGAACAAAATATCGTGGTCAGTTTGAGGAGCGTATGAAAGCGGTAATGAACGAGTTGGAGAAATCTACAGATGTGATTTTGTTTATCGATGAAATTCACACCATTGTTGGTGCTGGTGGTGCTTCTGGTTCATTAGATGCATCTAATATGTTTAAACCTGCATTAGCAAGGGGCGAAATACAATGTATCGGTGCTACAACTTTAGATGAATATCGTCAATACATTGAAAAAGATGGTGCTTTAGACCGTCGTTTCCAAAAGGTAATGATTGAGCCTGCTACACCTGATGAAACTATCGAGATTTTAAATCGTATTAAAGAAAAATACGAGGAACATCACGGTGTTACCTATACAGATGAAGCAATTAAAGCTTGCGTTGCCTTAACTGCAAGATATATTACAGACCGTTTCTTGCCAGATAAAGCGATTGATGCTTTAGACGAAGCTGGTTCTAGAGTACATTTAACCAATATCCACGTTCCTGATACCATTATTGCTATTGAAAGTAAAATAGAAGATATCAAGATTGAAAAGAACAAGGTTGTTAAAAGTCAGAAATACGAAGAGGCGGCTAAACTGCGTGACACCGAGAAAAATCTTTTAGAAGAATTAGAACGTGCTAAAGCAGAATGGGAAGCTGAAACCAAAACTAAACGTTATGAGGTTTCTGAAGATAACGTAGCTGAAGTTGTTTCGATGATGACTGGTATTCCTTTGCAACGTGTTGGACAAGCAGATAGCACTAAGCTATTGAACATGTACGATAAAGTTGCTGAGAAAATCATTGGTCAGGATGATGCAATTAAAAAATTAACAAAAGCAATTCAACGTACTAGAGCAGGATTAAAAGACCCTAAAAAACCAATTGGTTCATTTATTTTCTTAGGTCCTACTGGTGTTGGTAAAACTGAATTGGCAAAAGAACTAGCTCGTTTTATGTTTGATAGCGATGATTCGCTAATTCAGATTGATATGAGTGAGTACATGGAGAAATTCGCTGTATCTCGTTTAGTTGGAGCGCCTCCAGGATATGTTGGTTATGAAGAAGGTGGACAATTAACTGAAAAAGTACGTAGGAAGCCTTATGCAGTTATCTTATTAGATGAGATTGAAAAAGCTCACCCTGACGTATTTAATATCTTGTTACAAGTATTGGATGAAGGTCAATTGACTGATAGTTTGGGTAGAAAAGTAGATTTTAGAAACACGATTATCATCATGACTTCTAATATTGGTGCACGACAATTGAAAGATTTCGGAGCAGGTGTTGGTTTCTCTACCTCGGCTAAGGTTAACCAAAGCGATGCACATAGTCGTGGTGTAATTGAAAACGCTTTAAAACGTGCATTTGCTCCTGAGTTTTTAAACAGGGTTGATGATGTAGTTGTATTTAACAGCTTAGGGAAAGATGAAATCTTTAGAATTATTGATATTGAATTGAAATCTTTATTTGGTCGCGTTCATAACTTAGGTTACGAGGTAAAGTTGACTGATGGAGCTAAAGAATTCATCGCTGATAAAGGTTTTGATAGTGCTTTTGGTGCTCGTCCGTTAAAACGTGCCATACAGAAATACTTAGAAGATCCAATTGCTGAAGAGATCTTAAAAGGAGAAATCCACGATGGAGATACTTTAGAAATTGATTACGATAAAGAAAAAGAAGAAATTACTGTGATAAATAAAAGCGGTAAGAAAAAGAAAAAAGAAGAGGGAGCCTAG
- a CDS encoding PA0069 family radical SAM protein — translation MNVAEENNDNYMNGRGAQFNTSNKFLKNSLAKEHPEGIDDWEEPNSKTTFIIGKSKSVVNKVESPDVGMTYSLNPYQGCEHGCIYCYARNSHEYWGFSAGLDFERKIIVKKDAPELFKKFLEKKGWDATPVSLSGNTDCYQPAERKFRLTRQLLEIALEYKQPITLITKNALILRDLDILQDLAKLKLSAVYVSITSLDEKIRLKLEPRTTTAKQRLKIIEELSKVGLPTGVMAAPMIPGLNDHEMPAILKACANNGCKSAGYTVVRLNGVINQIFEDWLRKNFPDRFDKVWHQIQNCHNGNVNDSRFGTRMRGEGNFAEMIRNTFKLHCRLNGLNVERTELDQTLFKIPTAQMRLF, via the coding sequence ATGAATGTGGCTGAGGAAAACAACGATAATTATATGAATGGACGTGGAGCACAGTTCAATACCTCCAATAAATTCTTAAAAAACTCTTTGGCAAAGGAACATCCAGAAGGTATTGATGATTGGGAAGAACCAAATTCAAAAACAACATTCATTATAGGTAAATCTAAATCTGTAGTTAACAAAGTTGAAAGCCCAGATGTTGGAATGACTTATTCCTTAAATCCTTATCAAGGATGCGAGCATGGCTGCATTTATTGTTATGCTCGCAACTCTCACGAATATTGGGGCTTTAGTGCAGGTTTAGATTTTGAAAGAAAAATCATCGTTAAAAAAGATGCGCCAGAATTATTTAAGAAGTTTTTAGAGAAAAAAGGATGGGACGCCACTCCTGTCTCCTTGTCTGGCAATACAGATTGTTATCAACCCGCAGAGCGGAAGTTTAGGCTAACTCGTCAGCTTTTAGAAATTGCTTTGGAATACAAACAGCCCATTACTTTGATTACCAAGAATGCATTAATCTTGAGAGATTTAGATATTCTTCAAGATTTAGCAAAGCTGAAACTATCAGCGGTGTATGTTTCGATAACTAGTCTGGATGAAAAGATTAGATTAAAACTAGAACCAAGAACTACAACTGCAAAACAACGCTTAAAAATTATTGAGGAGCTAAGCAAAGTTGGTCTGCCAACTGGTGTCATGGCAGCGCCGATGATTCCTGGATTAAATGACCATGAAATGCCAGCTATTTTAAAGGCCTGTGCAAATAATGGATGCAAAAGTGCAGGTTATACTGTTGTTCGCTTAAATGGAGTCATCAATCAGATATTTGAAGATTGGTTGAGAAAAAACTTTCCAGACAGATTTGATAAAGTTTGGCATCAGATACAAAATTGCCATAACGGAAATGTAAACGATAGTAGATTCGGAACCAGAATGCGTGGAGAAGGAAACTTTGCTGAAATGATTAGAAATACTTTTAAACTCCATTGCAGGTTAAACGGATTAAATGTAGAACGTACTGAACTAGACCAAACACTTTTTAAAATCCCAACAGCACAAATGAGGTTGTTTTAA